The following coding sequences lie in one Pseudomonas sp. B33.4 genomic window:
- a CDS encoding tyrosine-type recombinase/integrase, whose protein sequence is MKRADIKRRPLADTTLAGLEPELKEYRELDGNGLYFRVKPDGGKSWQLRYKRPAGNWAWMGLGGYPEVSGALARDKAAELRKVVSSGADPLEQKRSAKAAIDAARTRTFRAAAEAWLKAKEEKGLAPSTLNKIRTYLDKDILPALGDKPLDEITRTDCAELQASLEARNAHNVAEKCRTWINQIFGRAIGLGLTENDPGSRLRDIAAQAPKTQQHPHLLEPELAEFLQALRNTPSRLTARTAAWLCVWTASRPGMVRLAEWKEFDLEKSIWTTPAAKMKMRRDFVCPLPHQAVAALKELYCLTGRSRWLFPGVGAKNPTISENTINKVFATIGYKGRLVGHGTRHTASTLLREHGWPKEHVEAQLAHKEEGISGVYNKAQYLEQRVVMMQWYADHLEQMAAGNVVQGQFGKAV, encoded by the coding sequence ATGAAGCGCGCAGATATCAAGCGCCGCCCTCTCGCAGACACAACGCTTGCGGGGCTGGAGCCAGAATTAAAGGAATATAGAGAGCTGGACGGAAACGGCCTCTACTTCAGGGTCAAACCTGATGGTGGGAAATCCTGGCAGCTCCGCTACAAACGTCCGGCGGGCAATTGGGCCTGGATGGGGCTCGGGGGTTACCCGGAAGTAAGCGGTGCATTGGCACGGGACAAAGCTGCTGAACTACGCAAGGTAGTTAGCAGCGGCGCCGATCCTCTCGAACAAAAACGCTCCGCCAAAGCTGCCATTGACGCTGCCAGGACTCGGACCTTCCGAGCTGCTGCTGAAGCTTGGCTCAAGGCCAAAGAAGAAAAGGGCCTCGCTCCCTCCACTCTCAACAAAATCCGTACTTACCTCGACAAAGACATCCTCCCCGCATTGGGAGATAAGCCCCTCGACGAAATCACCCGTACCGACTGCGCAGAACTCCAGGCATCCCTCGAGGCGCGAAACGCACACAACGTGGCGGAAAAGTGCCGCACGTGGATCAATCAGATTTTCGGCCGAGCCATCGGCCTAGGACTCACCGAAAATGATCCAGGCAGCCGCCTGCGTGACATTGCAGCACAAGCTCCTAAGACTCAGCAGCATCCACACTTGCTGGAGCCTGAGCTGGCTGAATTCCTCCAAGCGCTCAGAAACACACCGAGCAGACTGACAGCCCGCACTGCTGCATGGCTTTGTGTCTGGACAGCATCACGCCCCGGCATGGTTCGATTGGCTGAATGGAAAGAATTCGACCTTGAAAAATCCATTTGGACTACACCTGCTGCCAAGATGAAGATGCGCCGGGACTTTGTATGCCCCCTTCCCCACCAAGCCGTTGCGGCACTGAAAGAGCTGTATTGCTTAACCGGTCGCAGCCGCTGGCTCTTCCCAGGAGTAGGAGCAAAAAATCCGACTATCAGTGAAAACACAATCAACAAGGTCTTCGCCACCATAGGCTACAAAGGTCGTCTCGTTGGACACGGGACTCGCCACACAGCGAGCACATTGCTTCGAGAACATGGCTGGCCTAAAGAACACGTTGAGGCGCAGCTTGCCCACAAAGAGGAGGGTATTTCAGGGGTATATAACAAGGCTCAGTACCTAGAACAGCGTGTAGTGATGATGCAGTGGTATGCCGACCACCTTGAGCAAATGGCAGCGGGTAATGTGGTACAGGGACAGTTTGGGAAGGCGGTATGA